From the Fibrobacter sp. genome, one window contains:
- a CDS encoding superoxide dismutase, producing the protein MTEQKNGKFEMPALPYAAADLAPALSAETIEFHYGKHLQTYLNNLNAALPGSAFEGKSLEDIVKTSEGGVFNNAGQFLNHSMYFLQFAAPKAGNVPTGKIADAIARDFGSFEKFQEEFQAKGAGLFGSGWVWLSADASGKLVITQEGNAQNPLTKGLKPLLTFDVWEHAYYI; encoded by the coding sequence AAAAATGGAAAATTTGAAATGCCCGCCCTCCCGTATGCGGCGGCGGACTTGGCCCCGGCCCTCAGCGCCGAAACCATCGAGTTCCACTACGGCAAGCACCTGCAGACCTACCTGAATAACCTGAACGCGGCGCTTCCGGGGAGTGCCTTCGAAGGCAAGTCCCTCGAAGACATCGTGAAAACCTCCGAAGGCGGCGTTTTCAACAACGCGGGCCAGTTCCTGAACCACTCCATGTACTTCTTGCAGTTTGCCGCCCCGAAGGCCGGCAACGTTCCGACCGGTAAGATTGCCGATGCCATCGCCCGGGACTTCGGCTCCTTCGAAAAGTTCCAGGAAGAATTCCAGGCGAAAGGTGCGGGCCTCTTCGGTTCCGGCTGGGTCTGGCTCTCCGCCGATGCATCGGGCAAGCTCGTCATCACGCAAGAAGGCAACGCCCAGAACCCGCTCACCAAGGGTCTCAAACCGCTCCTCACCTTCGACGTGTGGGAACACGCCTACTACATCG